One Streptomyces sp. NBC_00223 genomic window carries:
- a CDS encoding IclR family transcriptional regulator, translating to MEQNTNAYRVEAVDRALVLLTLLAERGRLSVTEAAGELGVVPSTAHRLLSTLCHRDFAVRGDDRLYRPGAHSLSTGARTVPALPDRMRPHLESLYGAVNETVHLMVRTGTEVLFLDGIEGVRSLRVGLRIGVRMPAYRTSGGKAMLADLEPGAVEALHAGGLPPSANEKIGDLPALRRELDTVRRQGFGYNQDESEPGVTAIGASLGLVDGHHAALAVALPSVRAGSGGVEALAARLLRTCRDARRDVGGTDRPQRNDP from the coding sequence GTGGAGCAGAATACGAACGCATATCGCGTCGAAGCGGTGGACCGCGCGCTGGTCCTGCTGACGCTGCTCGCCGAGCGCGGGCGGCTGAGCGTGACCGAGGCGGCGGGGGAGCTCGGCGTGGTGCCGTCGACGGCGCACCGACTGCTGTCCACGCTCTGCCACCGGGACTTCGCCGTGCGGGGCGACGACAGGCTGTACCGACCGGGCGCGCACTCCCTTTCGACGGGGGCGCGTACCGTGCCCGCCCTGCCCGACCGGATGCGTCCGCATCTGGAGAGCCTCTACGGAGCCGTGAACGAGACGGTCCACCTCATGGTCCGCACCGGCACCGAGGTGCTGTTCCTCGACGGCATCGAGGGCGTACGGTCCCTGCGGGTGGGCCTGCGTATCGGCGTACGCATGCCCGCCTACCGCACTTCCGGCGGCAAGGCCATGCTCGCCGATCTGGAGCCGGGCGCCGTCGAGGCGCTGCACGCCGGCGGACTGCCCCCGTCGGCCAACGAGAAGATCGGCGATCTGCCCGCGCTGCGCCGCGAACTCGACACGGTCCGCCGCCAGGGCTTCGGATACAACCAGGACGAGAGCGAACCCGGGGTGACCGCCATCGGCGCCTCACTCGGGCTCGTCGACGGCCACCACGCCGCTCTCGCCGTCGCGCTTCCCTCGGTCCGCGCCGGGTCGGGCGGGGTGGAGGCGCTGGCCGCGCGGCTGCTGCGGACCTGCCGGGACGCCCGCCGCGACGTCGGCGGCACCGACCGACCGCAGCGGAACGACCCGTAA